Proteins encoded together in one Chryseobacterium sp. G0201 window:
- a CDS encoding APC family permease → MNQLFRRKNYSETDTSTNLLRVLGVWDIVFFGIAAIIGAGSFSSLGEAVFRGGPGVILLYLICGFACGFTALCYAEFASRIPTAGSAYTYAYASFGELIAWIIGWALIMEYSFGNIYVAFSWSDYFTSFLERLGMHIPDYLTCSYTEAKKAFMNGSENKELLNAWKSAPLLGSLKFIVDVPALVINGLITWLCYVGVKESKNFNNSLVILKLAVIVLVILVGFAYINTENWTPVNPETQVASFMPNGFAGVMSAVSGVFFAYIGFDALSVLSEETKDPQKTLPKGMIISLVLCTVIYIALTLVLTGMVDYRKFDGIGDPLSFIFEKSNANVAWMELTVSFVAIVAITTVLLVFQMGQPRIWYAMSRDGLMPEKFKTVHPKYKTPSFATVVTGIAVGVPILFTDKTFILDFTSIGTIFAFVLVCAGVLMLPAKEKIKGRFHLPYINGKIIFPVIFIGGLVGFYFWQPEFFNSLTDFSNPKDSEFRASILVFIGINLILCVFTFIKNFSLIPLIGLSSCLYLLTGMSHENWFWFGLWFALGLVIYFCYGYRHSKLRKA, encoded by the coding sequence ATGAATCAACTTTTTAGAAGGAAAAACTATTCAGAGACAGATACTTCCACGAATCTTTTGAGAGTTTTGGGTGTTTGGGATATCGTTTTTTTTGGTATTGCAGCAATTATCGGAGCGGGCAGCTTCAGCAGTTTGGGAGAAGCTGTATTCAGAGGAGGTCCCGGCGTTATTTTGTTATATTTGATTTGCGGTTTTGCCTGTGGATTTACGGCTCTTTGCTACGCAGAATTTGCAAGTAGAATTCCGACCGCAGGATCGGCTTACACCTATGCTTATGCAAGTTTTGGAGAATTGATCGCCTGGATTATTGGTTGGGCCTTGATCATGGAATATTCTTTCGGAAATATCTATGTTGCCTTTTCATGGTCGGATTACTTTACAAGCTTTCTCGAGCGACTAGGAATGCATATTCCCGATTATTTAACCTGCAGTTATACAGAAGCCAAAAAAGCTTTCATGAACGGTTCTGAAAATAAGGAACTGCTCAATGCCTGGAAATCAGCTCCTTTGTTGGGAAGTTTAAAATTTATTGTTGATGTTCCGGCTTTGGTTATCAACGGGTTAATCACTTGGTTATGTTACGTTGGGGTTAAAGAAAGTAAGAACTTTAATAACTCTTTGGTTATTCTAAAATTAGCCGTAATTGTTCTGGTAATTTTAGTTGGTTTTGCTTATATCAATACTGAAAATTGGACGCCAGTTAACCCAGAAACTCAGGTTGCTTCCTTCATGCCAAACGGCTTTGCAGGGGTTATGAGTGCGGTTTCCGGAGTTTTCTTTGCTTATATTGGTTTTGATGCGTTAAGCGTACTTTCAGAAGAAACAAAAGATCCTCAGAAAACATTACCAAAAGGAATGATCATTTCATTGGTTCTTTGTACGGTAATTTATATTGCGTTAACTTTAGTTTTAACCGGAATGGTTGATTACAGAAAATTCGACGGTATCGGAGATCCACTTTCTTTCATATTTGAAAAATCGAATGCCAATGTTGCATGGATGGAACTTACCGTTTCATTTGTCGCTATCGTTGCAATTACCACAGTATTGTTGGTTTTCCAAATGGGACAGCCGAGAATCTGGTACGCAATGAGCCGTGACGGTTTGATGCCTGAAAAATTTAAAACAGTACATCCAAAATATAAAACGCCTTCGTTCGCTACCGTTGTTACAGGTATTGCAGTGGGTGTTCCTATCCTATTTACAGATAAAACTTTTATTCTTGATTTTACAAGTATTGGGACAATTTTCGCGTTTGTTTTGGTTTGTGCAGGGGTTTTAATGCTTCCTGCTAAAGAAAAGATCAAAGGTAGATTTCACCTTCCTTATATTAATGGGAAGATCATATTTCCTGTTATTTTTATTGGCGGATTAGTTGGATTTTACTTCTGGCAACCTGAATTTTTCAATTCATTGACCGATTTTAGTAATCCAAAAGACAGCGAGTTCAGGGCTTCTATTTTGGTATTTATTGGGATTAATTTAATTCTATGTGTTTTCACTTTTATTAAAAATTTCTCTTTAATTCCTTTAATTGGATTAAGTTCTTGCTTATATCTTTTAACCGGAATGAGCCATGAAAACTGGTTCTGGTTCGGATTGTGGTTCGCTTTAGGTTTGGTTATCTATTTCTGCTATGGCTACAGACACAGTAAACTGAGGAAAGCTTAA